The following coding sequences are from one Saprospiraceae bacterium window:
- a CDS encoding amidohydrolase family protein — translation MFDKYSFQYHFKENFNTMQIKAFLTLFAFSICSNEVFGQSILLQHVNVITMSDSLIRYNQDVFIQDGKITKIAGKIKPKRKQKVKILSLKGKYIMPGLVDMHVHLKTENELEDQLLYYLAAGVTGIRVMDSKSAQNELTKKVTDNHITAAPELYLSYIIRREYSYSQESADSLMSALKTSNYKFVKLFSLSNDSTFQHLMNSSKKYGVIVCGHYPIYRQFSKAIPIDFDKVLNSNFKSIEHLGGYTQLPDDKIALAAQQTKANNIFNCPTIDWDIMAYDLMYPNEYKQRFTYSMIPKNTLDQYEQDYLTNINKAGGNDAIIDQKNKYLPTYQKKINILKNLYQYKCPLLIGGDAGNLFQMDEFNLYEEMTLWSQAGIDNYTILESATINPSLFFEELNKNGTIEEGKSANLIVLEKNPLDNIRNIKTIQYTFKDGMMFENAILRSKLGIH, via the coding sequence ATGTTCGATAAGTATTCATTTCAATACCATTTCAAAGAAAATTTCAACACAATGCAAATCAAAGCATTTCTAACTCTGTTTGCATTTTCTATTTGTTCAAATGAAGTATTCGGTCAATCAATATTACTTCAACATGTAAACGTCATCACTATGTCTGATTCACTGATCAGATACAATCAAGACGTATTCATACAGGATGGCAAAATCACTAAAATTGCAGGGAAAATCAAGCCAAAGAGAAAGCAAAAAGTTAAGATACTATCACTAAAAGGAAAATATATTATGCCTGGATTGGTGGATATGCACGTTCATTTGAAAACGGAAAATGAGCTGGAAGATCAGTTGCTCTACTACCTGGCAGCGGGCGTCACCGGTATTCGTGTTATGGATAGTAAATCAGCTCAAAATGAGCTTACGAAAAAAGTAACTGACAATCACATTACTGCTGCCCCTGAACTTTATTTGAGCTATATCATCCGTCGAGAATATTCGTATTCACAAGAATCCGCTGATAGTTTGATGAGCGCTTTAAAAACGTCAAACTATAAATTTGTAAAATTATTCAGCTTATCCAACGACAGTACATTCCAACATTTAATGAATTCCTCAAAAAAATATGGAGTGATAGTTTGCGGTCATTACCCTATTTATAGGCAATTTAGCAAGGCAATTCCAATAGATTTCGATAAAGTCTTGAATTCTAATTTTAAAAGTATCGAACATCTGGGTGGATACACACAGTTGCCTGATGACAAAATCGCCTTGGCTGCTCAACAAACAAAAGCTAATAATATCTTCAACTGCCCTACCATAGATTGGGATATTATGGCTTACGATTTAATGTATCCTAATGAATATAAACAAAGATTTACTTATTCAATGATCCCTAAAAATACTCTGGATCAGTATGAACAAGATTATCTGACAAATATCAATAAAGCCGGAGGGAACGATGCTATCATTGATCAGAAAAATAAATACCTGCCTACTTATCAAAAGAAAATCAATATTCTAAAAAATCTTTATCAGTACAAATGCCCACTTCTCATCGGTGGAGATGCCGGTAATCTTTTTCAAATGGATGAATTCAACTTATATGAAGAGATGACCCTTTGGAGTCAGGCAGGAATTGATAATTACACAATATTGGAATCTGCTACAATAAATCCATCTCTGTTCTTTGAGGAATTAAATAAAAATGGGACAATCGAAGAAGGTAAATCCGCGAATTTAATTGTTCTGGAAAAAAATCCACTCGATAATATACGGAACATCAAGACCATCCAATACACCTTTAAAGATGGAATGATGTTTGAAAATGCAATCTTGCGATCAAAATTGGGAATTCATTAA
- a CDS encoding T9SS type A sorting domain-containing protein, with protein MTDRLAILCRAALNQEMDLNIVNLDGQRVLHSRFQATEGVHYIADIPSHLPHGTYIVSISDIQGRQWYNTKLIRQ; from the coding sequence TTGACCGACAGACTGGCCATACTCTGCCGCGCCGCGCTCAACCAAGAGATGGATCTCAATATCGTCAATCTGGACGGACAGAGGGTACTGCACAGCAGATTTCAGGCCACAGAAGGGGTGCATTATATTGCGGATATTCCCTCACACCTACCTCACGGAACTTATATCGTCAGTATATCAGATATTCAGGGACGACAGTGGTACAATACTAAGTTGATAAGACAGTAA
- a CDS encoding glycine--tRNA ligase has protein sequence MFTPQEDLFKKIISHSKEYGFIYPSSEIYDGLSAVYDYGPYGVELKNNIKTYWWKSMVQMHDNIVGLDSAIFMHPKTWKASGHVDAFNDPLVDNKDSKKRYRADVLIEDAIDKIQAKADKEVEKAKTKFGQEFNEALYRTTNARVLAYQEKAGLFRHKLASAMTGNDMPALKTIIEELEIADPDSGSRNWTEVRQFNLMFHTQLGNIAGEEGKLYLRPETAQGIFVNFLNVQKTTRQKIPFGIAQIGKAFRNEIVARQFIFRMREFEQMEMQFFVRPGEEMQYFEYWKKYRMSWHTKLGTPDNRLKFHNHENLAHYANAAVDIQFEFPFGFKELEGIHSRTDFDLKSHQELSGKKLQYFDTELNESYVPFVVETSIGCDRMFLAMLCESYCEEKVPDAEGGESMRTVLKLHPLLAPIKCAVLPLVRNKPELVELAKKIEKNLRTVCSCTYDDKDAIGRRYRRQDAIGTPYCITVDFDSLEDNQVTIRDRDNLEQKRIPIDDLNSMLQKLTDWQSLMLTD, from the coding sequence ATGTTTACTCCTCAAGAAGATCTGTTCAAAAAAATAATCAGCCATAGTAAGGAGTACGGCTTTATCTATCCCTCCTCAGAAATTTACGATGGACTCAGTGCAGTCTATGACTATGGTCCCTACGGAGTAGAACTCAAAAACAATATCAAGACTTATTGGTGGAAATCCATGGTTCAAATGCATGATAACATCGTTGGGCTGGATTCTGCAATCTTTATGCACCCTAAAACCTGGAAAGCATCCGGTCACGTTGATGCTTTCAATGATCCGCTTGTAGACAACAAGGATAGCAAAAAAAGGTACCGAGCTGATGTTCTGATCGAAGATGCTATCGACAAAATCCAGGCAAAAGCGGACAAAGAGGTAGAAAAAGCTAAAACAAAATTTGGTCAGGAGTTCAATGAAGCACTTTACCGAACTACAAATGCTCGAGTTCTGGCTTATCAGGAGAAAGCAGGACTGTTTAGACACAAATTGGCTTCAGCAATGACAGGCAATGATATGCCGGCTCTAAAAACAATCATCGAAGAGCTTGAAATTGCCGATCCGGACAGCGGCTCAAGAAATTGGACAGAGGTCAGACAATTCAACCTCATGTTTCACACCCAACTAGGTAACATTGCAGGTGAAGAGGGCAAACTTTATCTCAGGCCTGAGACTGCACAAGGTATTTTTGTCAATTTTCTCAATGTACAAAAAACCACTCGCCAAAAAATACCCTTTGGTATAGCCCAAATAGGAAAAGCATTTCGAAATGAAATCGTAGCGCGCCAGTTTATTTTTAGGATGAGGGAATTTGAACAAATGGAAATGCAGTTTTTTGTACGGCCGGGTGAAGAAATGCAATACTTTGAATATTGGAAAAAATATAGAATGTCTTGGCACACCAAACTTGGGACTCCAGACAACAGATTAAAATTTCATAATCACGAAAATCTGGCTCATTATGCAAATGCTGCAGTAGATATTCAATTTGAATTTCCTTTTGGATTTAAAGAATTAGAAGGAATCCACTCCAGAACAGATTTTGATTTGAAGAGTCATCAGGAATTATCAGGCAAAAAATTACAGTACTTTGATACGGAATTAAACGAAAGTTATGTTCCTTTTGTCGTCGAAACTTCTATCGGTTGCGACAGAATGTTCCTTGCGATGCTATGCGAATCTTATTGCGAAGAGAAGGTACCGGATGCTGAAGGTGGTGAGTCGATGAGGACAGTGCTGAAGCTCCATCCTCTGCTTGCTCCCATAAAATGTGCCGTCCTTCCTCTTGTACGCAATAAGCCCGAACTCGTTGAACTAGCAAAAAAAATAGAGAAAAATCTGAGGACTGTTTGCAGTTGCACATATGATGACAAGGATGCCATCGGTCGACGATACAGAAGGCAAGATGCTATCGGTACACCATATTGCATTACTGTTGATTTCGACAGTTTGGAAGACAATCAAGTAACCATCAGGGATCGGGATAATCTAGAACAAAAAAGAATCCCAATCGATGACTTAAATTCGATGCTCCAAAAGTTGACTGATTGGCAATCTCTCATGCTAACTGATTGA
- a CDS encoding DUF4956 domain-containing protein, producing the protein MDTSALQDPTNINEITSINDGEFSDFMLRFGIDIIAIFLLVRFIYYIKYRNRDYEFTFFMFNVLIFLICYLLNNTKMKVGIAFGLFAVFSILRYRTVTVPIREMGYLFASVALGTINSLTDYNAHLYEIVLSNGIILSMVSILDRKHIPNTEAERIVIYDQMHLLHPDKKNELIKDLISKTGLQISRVKVERYDLIKNNARIRIFYPGTDKDLRQEVVEDDDED; encoded by the coding sequence ATGGATACAAGCGCTTTACAAGATCCAACCAACATCAATGAGATAACCAGCATCAATGATGGTGAATTCTCTGATTTTATGCTTCGCTTTGGAATTGATATAATCGCCATTTTCTTACTGGTTAGATTTATCTATTATATTAAATACAGAAATCGCGATTATGAATTCACATTTTTTATGTTCAATGTGTTGATTTTTTTGATATGCTATTTGTTGAATAACACAAAAATGAAAGTTGGTATAGCATTTGGCCTCTTTGCTGTATTCAGTATACTACGTTATCGTACAGTAACGGTGCCCATTAGAGAAATGGGATATTTGTTTGCCAGCGTAGCTCTGGGGACGATCAACAGCTTGACGGATTACAATGCACATTTATATGAAATTGTACTTTCGAACGGGATAATATTAAGCATGGTATCCATACTCGACAGAAAACACATTCCAAACACAGAAGCAGAAAGGATCGTGATATATGACCAAATGCATCTCCTCCATCCGGACAAAAAAAATGAATTAATTAAAGATCTGATATCAAAGACGGGATTGCAAATCAGCCGCGTTAAAGTTGAGAGGTATGATTTGATCAAGAACAATGCAAGAATTCGAATATTTTATCCTGGTACCGATAAAGACCTTAGACAAGAAGTAGTTGAAGATGATGACGAAGATTAA
- a CDS encoding CotH kinase family protein, which translates to MIERIRTRVRFVFTLLCLILFSRSYSQNFYKEDIIQEIKIYFSYSNWDYRLDTAKAGKEDYILAEYCLVNGVRFDSVGVKYKGNSSYNTSQVKNPLHLKLDWVKDNQEYDTYNSIKLGNNFSDQSVVREVLSYKILKNYMDCSLANFAKVYINDKYIGLYSNVEAVNKKFCSDHFGSSDHVFVKGNPDRPGLSSTSNLVYINNDSSRYYSLYGMENNFGWSKLIALMDTLKNNSSRLPSIMDIDRAIWMHAFNSVFSNYDSYTGSFSQNYYLYEDDFGRMLPVIWDLNMSIGGFPGGSGGGTTTVDKTSLFVGETNASRPLIQKILQDPRFKRMYTAHVRTFCNEFIANREYENIAKKLQTFVDSLVKTDPNSLTSYSAFQSSLTAPILSGGGPMGSRPGISTLMDARLAYFRTIAEFNATAPTITDIKWESAQIAIIGDTAWLNASVSNVNYAYCAFRKNRFDIFSKYQMYDDGLHHDGLAGDHVFGMYFIPTGNKTQYYIYAENNNAGIFSPERAEFEFHVLEAEYPYPRIGSGDVVINELMTSNQTAVLDTTDNKFEDWTELYNNTDQEVNLAGFYLSDDFANPQKWEFPASVVIGPKSRIVIWLDEDGNALNGLHANFKLSASGEELILSRPDGLLLDSISFGTIPTDYSYERCPDGLGAFAISKSFSYNSKNCPISSNEAVFIDVKVFPNPAREFIHVELSSAGNYSIMLVDMTGRIIKRVNMEAQSEASIALDNIPAGMCILSLLQNDNQQKLYMQKVSLMGDE; encoded by the coding sequence ATGATAGAAAGAATTCGCACAAGAGTCAGATTTGTTTTTACCCTGTTGTGTTTGATTTTGTTCAGTAGGTCCTATTCTCAAAATTTTTATAAAGAAGATATCATTCAGGAAATTAAAATTTATTTCAGTTACTCCAATTGGGATTACAGGTTGGATACTGCTAAAGCAGGAAAAGAAGATTATATTCTTGCGGAATATTGTCTGGTAAATGGTGTTAGATTTGACAGTGTTGGTGTAAAATATAAAGGCAACAGCTCTTATAATACCTCACAAGTAAAAAACCCTTTGCATTTGAAGCTCGATTGGGTCAAAGACAATCAGGAGTACGATACATATAACAGTATAAAGCTGGGTAATAATTTCTCAGATCAATCTGTAGTTCGAGAAGTATTGTCATATAAAATTTTGAAAAATTATATGGATTGTTCATTGGCAAATTTTGCCAAGGTTTACATAAATGATAAGTATATTGGACTCTATTCGAATGTGGAAGCAGTAAATAAAAAATTTTGTAGCGATCACTTTGGAAGTTCAGATCATGTTTTTGTAAAAGGAAATCCAGACAGACCCGGTTTATCTTCCACCAGCAATTTAGTCTATATCAACAATGATAGTAGCAGATATTATAGCCTATATGGAATGGAAAATAATTTTGGCTGGAGTAAATTAATAGCCTTGATGGATACATTAAAAAACAATTCTTCTCGTTTGCCTTCAATTATGGATATCGATCGTGCAATCTGGATGCATGCGTTTAATAGTGTTTTTTCTAATTACGATAGTTACACAGGAAGTTTTTCTCAGAATTATTATTTATATGAAGATGATTTTGGCAGGATGTTGCCCGTGATATGGGATCTGAATATGTCCATAGGTGGCTTTCCCGGTGGCTCAGGTGGTGGTACCACAACTGTAGACAAGACGAGTTTATTCGTTGGCGAGACAAATGCCTCAAGACCCTTGATCCAGAAAATTCTGCAGGATCCTAGGTTTAAGAGAATGTACACGGCTCATGTGAGGACGTTTTGCAATGAATTTATAGCTAATCGTGAATATGAAAATATTGCCAAGAAATTGCAGACTTTTGTTGACTCATTGGTCAAAACAGATCCAAATAGTCTGACAAGCTATTCAGCTTTCCAAAGTTCACTTACTGCTCCTATTTTATCCGGTGGAGGTCCGATGGGATCGAGACCCGGCATCAGCACTTTGATGGATGCAAGATTGGCATACTTTAGAACAATAGCTGAGTTTAATGCAACTGCTCCGACAATAACTGATATTAAATGGGAATCTGCTCAGATTGCAATCATCGGTGACACTGCGTGGTTAAATGCTTCTGTTTCCAATGTAAATTATGCTTACTGCGCATTCAGAAAAAACAGATTTGATATTTTTTCAAAGTACCAGATGTACGATGATGGATTGCACCATGATGGCCTTGCCGGAGACCATGTTTTTGGTATGTATTTTATTCCTACAGGAAATAAAACGCAGTACTATATTTATGCTGAAAATAATAATGCAGGAATATTTTCACCTGAGCGAGCAGAGTTTGAGTTTCATGTCCTTGAAGCAGAATATCCTTATCCTAGAATTGGATCAGGCGATGTTGTCATCAATGAATTGATGACAAGTAACCAAACAGCTGTACTTGATACTACTGACAATAAATTTGAGGATTGGACTGAATTATACAACAATACCGATCAGGAAGTAAATCTTGCCGGTTTTTATCTTTCTGATGATTTTGCGAATCCACAAAAATGGGAGTTTCCTGCTTCCGTGGTGATTGGACCAAAATCAAGAATTGTGATTTGGTTAGACGAAGATGGAAATGCTCTCAATGGCCTGCACGCCAACTTCAAACTATCTGCAAGTGGAGAAGAGTTGATCCTAAGCAGACCTGACGGATTGCTTTTGGACAGCATTTCATTCGGCACGATACCTACTGATTATTCTTACGAAAGATGTCCGGATGGATTAGGCGCTTTTGCTATCAGCAAAAGCTTTAGTTACAATTCTAAAAACTGTCCGATTTCTTCCAATGAAGCAGTATTCATCGATGTAAAAGTATTCCCAAATCCAGCAAGGGAATTTATTCATGTTGAACTCAGCTCTGCAGGTAATTACAGTATTATGCTGGTTGATATGACGGGTAGGATAATAAAAAGAGTAAATATGGAAGCTCAATCTGAGGCATCTATTGCTTTAGACAATATTCCAGCAGGGATGTGTATTTTGAGTTTGCTTCAGAACGACAATCAGCAGAAGCTTTACATGCAAAAGGTATCGCTGATGGGAGATGAATAA
- a CDS encoding tyrosine recombinase, which produces MNWQELKTSFLQYLRWERNLSVNSIEAYADDLDKLILFAAGSQPLLHANQVESQHIESFLAGLYDEKSSIKSQARILSGIRAFFRYLLIEDLVSMDPTELIKGPKLAHKLPDVLSVEDISAMIATIDLSEPLGHRDRALVETLYACGLRVSELSGLLCSCIYEEQNVIRVIGKGDKERLVPIGGEALQHINYYRNHVRCQLPVVKGHSDYLFLNYQGRKISRVSIFKIIKKLVASAGIRKSISPHSLRHSFATHLVEGGAHLRAVQEMLGHQSITTTEIYTHLDTQYLREEIDRFHPMKRKFKI; this is translated from the coding sequence ATGAATTGGCAAGAGTTAAAGACGTCTTTCTTACAATATCTCCGCTGGGAGCGAAACTTATCTGTAAACAGCATTGAAGCCTATGCTGACGATTTGGATAAGCTCATTTTATTCGCAGCAGGTAGTCAGCCACTTCTTCACGCTAACCAAGTAGAAAGTCAACATATCGAAAGCTTTCTTGCTGGATTGTACGATGAGAAAAGCAGTATTAAATCACAGGCGCGAATATTGTCAGGAATTCGAGCATTCTTTCGTTATTTATTGATAGAAGATCTGGTTTCAATGGATCCTACCGAATTGATTAAAGGACCTAAACTTGCCCATAAATTACCTGACGTGTTGAGTGTAGAAGATATCTCTGCGATGATTGCCACAATAGACCTTTCAGAGCCTTTGGGACATCGGGACAGAGCTTTGGTTGAAACTTTATATGCATGCGGGCTTCGGGTGAGTGAGTTGAGTGGCTTGTTGTGTTCCTGTATTTACGAGGAGCAGAATGTCATCAGGGTCATTGGAAAAGGGGATAAAGAGCGATTGGTTCCCATAGGCGGAGAGGCATTACAGCATATCAACTATTATCGCAATCATGTGCGTTGTCAATTGCCGGTTGTTAAAGGTCATAGTGATTATTTGTTTTTGAATTATCAGGGCAGAAAAATTTCCAGAGTGAGCATTTTTAAGATCATTAAAAAACTGGTTGCCTCAGCAGGAATCCGGAAGTCTATCAGTCCACATTCATTAAGACATTCTTTTGCCACTCATCTGGTGGAGGGAGGAGCCCATCTCCGAGCTGTCCAAGAGATGCTAGGGCATCAATCCATCACCACGACTGAAATTTATACACATTTAGATACTCAATACCTTAGAGAAGAAATTGATCGGTTTCATCCTATGAAAAGGAAGTTCAAAATTTAG
- a CDS encoding F0F1 ATP synthase subunit epsilon → MKVIILTPEKCLFEGEAKSVKVPGASGGFEILDRHAPILSALEEGEIQLTDLQGTKHKFGIINGFVEVLANEVSLLVRV, encoded by the coding sequence ATGAAGGTTATTATTCTCACTCCGGAAAAATGTCTTTTTGAAGGCGAAGCTAAGTCAGTTAAGGTTCCCGGTGCCTCAGGAGGCTTCGAAATTCTGGATCGTCACGCTCCCATCCTATCTGCCTTGGAAGAAGGAGAAATCCAACTCACTGACCTTCAAGGGACAAAACACAAATTTGGTATAATCAATGGATTTGTGGAGGTGCTTGCAAACGAAGTCAGTCTGCTTGTAAGAGTTTGA
- a CDS encoding GyrI-like domain-containing protein, which yields MELEIINIEEQLLIGIHKEMSLMNNLTPQLWQAFKPRLQEIKSRTDHLLISLQIYPGNYFTEFNPERHFRKWAAVQTNSDSDVPKDLELLHLVGGDYAVFHYKGPLHDKSIFQKIFTEWIPQSAFALDNRPHFERFSDGLTLQSPEWEETIYVPVIKKE from the coding sequence ATGGAATTAGAAATCATAAACATAGAGGAGCAACTGCTTATCGGCATTCATAAAGAGATGAGCTTGATGAATAACCTCACTCCACAGCTATGGCAAGCATTCAAGCCGAGACTTCAGGAAATAAAATCAAGGACTGACCATCTTTTAATTTCACTTCAAATCTATCCCGGGAATTACTTTACCGAATTCAATCCTGAACGCCACTTTCGAAAATGGGCAGCTGTTCAGACAAATTCAGACAGTGACGTACCAAAAGACCTGGAGTTGCTGCACTTAGTCGGGGGAGATTATGCGGTATTTCACTACAAAGGTCCACTCCATGATAAAAGTATCTTTCAGAAAATATTTACGGAATGGATCCCTCAATCGGCATTTGCTTTGGACAACAGACCCCATTTTGAAAGGTTTTCTGATGGATTAACTCTTCAGTCACCAGAATGGGAAGAAACGATATATGTACCCGTGATTAAAAAAGAATAA
- the acs gene encoding acetate--CoA ligase produces the protein MSYPYQILSLENYREAHRRSVDHPELFWAEVAENFQWKKKWDRILEWNFTEPRIEWFGGAKLNITENCLDRHLSGMADTAALIWEPNDPNEAHRILSYQELYDKVNQFARVLINNGVRKGDRVCIYMGMVPELAIAILACARIGAIHSVIFGGFSAQSIADRVIDAYAEYIVTCDGAFRGTKEIPLKPVIDEALTQCPFVKKVIVLTRTKTPVSMINGRDVWWSDEVAKVEIQGDGFVPAAEMDAEDPLFILYTSGSTGKPKGVVHSCAGYMVWANYTFVNVFQYQPGEVHFCTADIGWITGHTYILYGPLSAGASSLMFEGIPTWPDAGRLWQIVDKFKANIIYTAPTAIRSLIAYGLEPIADKDLSSLRLIGTVGEPINEEGWKWYFENIGKSRCPVVDTWWQTETGACLISNLAGVTPHKACWATLPLPGVQPILVDEKGNEVTEKDQDGYYKGNLCIKAPWPGIIRTTYGDHDRCRQNYFATYPGLYFTGDGALKDDDGNFRITGRVDDVLNVSGHRIGTAELENAINMHHSVVESAVVGYPHEVKGQGIYAYVIYTGLLDDQNLTRQDIAKTVSKVIGPIAKPDKIQFVTGLPKTRSGKIMRRILRKIAEGELNQLGDTSTLLDPGVVEEIKLNRL, from the coding sequence ATGTCTTATCCATATCAGATATTATCTCTTGAAAATTATCGGGAAGCTCATCGTCGCAGTGTAGATCATCCGGAACTTTTTTGGGCCGAAGTTGCGGAGAACTTCCAGTGGAAGAAGAAGTGGGATCGCATCTTGGAATGGAATTTTACTGAGCCGAGGATAGAATGGTTTGGCGGTGCAAAGCTCAATATTACAGAAAACTGTCTGGACAGGCACTTGTCTGGTATGGCTGATACAGCTGCATTGATATGGGAGCCCAACGATCCAAACGAAGCACATCGAATCCTGAGTTATCAGGAACTGTATGACAAGGTAAACCAGTTTGCCCGAGTATTGATCAACAATGGTGTGCGTAAGGGTGATCGGGTTTGTATTTACATGGGCATGGTGCCAGAGCTGGCTATAGCCATATTGGCTTGTGCCCGGATCGGAGCTATACACTCGGTGATTTTTGGTGGCTTTAGTGCTCAGAGTATCGCTGATAGGGTAATAGATGCTTATGCCGAATACATTGTCACTTGTGATGGAGCATTCCGGGGGACAAAAGAAATCCCTCTCAAACCCGTGATAGATGAAGCTCTGACCCAGTGCCCATTTGTAAAGAAAGTTATTGTTTTGACCAGGACGAAAACTCCTGTTTCGATGATAAATGGAAGAGATGTGTGGTGGAGCGACGAAGTTGCTAAAGTTGAAATTCAAGGTGATGGCTTTGTCCCTGCGGCAGAGATGGATGCCGAAGATCCGCTCTTTATACTTTATACCTCAGGGAGTACCGGCAAGCCCAAAGGCGTGGTGCACAGCTGTGCGGGTTATATGGTGTGGGCAAATTATACTTTTGTGAATGTATTCCAATACCAGCCGGGCGAAGTCCATTTTTGTACAGCCGACATTGGTTGGATCACAGGGCATACTTACATTTTGTATGGTCCCCTAAGTGCCGGCGCCAGTTCATTAATGTTTGAGGGCATACCTACCTGGCCTGATGCGGGGCGTTTATGGCAGATTGTAGATAAGTTCAAAGCAAATATCATTTATACTGCACCGACAGCGATTCGGAGTCTGATAGCATATGGTCTGGAACCGATCGCGGACAAGGATTTGTCTAGTCTTAGACTCATCGGGACTGTGGGTGAACCAATCAATGAGGAAGGATGGAAATGGTATTTTGAAAATATCGGCAAGTCTCGATGTCCTGTAGTGGATACTTGGTGGCAGACTGAGACAGGAGCTTGTCTGATCTCTAATCTCGCCGGTGTGACGCCGCACAAAGCCTGCTGGGCTACCCTGCCACTGCCTGGGGTACAGCCGATTTTGGTAGATGAAAAGGGCAATGAGGTCACCGAAAAAGATCAGGATGGTTACTACAAAGGAAATTTGTGTATCAAAGCACCCTGGCCCGGAATTATAAGGACAACATACGGTGATCACGATCGCTGTAGACAAAATTACTTTGCGACTTATCCGGGACTCTATTTTACCGGAGACGGGGCACTCAAGGATGATGACGGCAATTTCCGAATTACAGGTAGGGTCGATGACGTGCTCAATGTCAGCGGTCATAGAATTGGAACTGCCGAACTGGAAAATGCGATCAATATGCACCATAGTGTGGTAGAAAGTGCAGTGGTCGGCTATCCACATGAGGTGAAAGGACAAGGAATCTATGCATATGTCATCTATACAGGTTTGCTGGATGATCAGAATCTCACCCGGCAGGATATAGCTAAAACTGTCAGCAAGGTGATCGGACCAATAGCAAAACCGGATAAAATTCAATTCGTTACAGGCCTTCCCAAAACCCGCAGCGGAAAAATCATGCGACGTATTTTAAGGAAAATCGCCGAAGGTGAGCTAAATCAACTCGGCGATACTTCTACGCTATTGGATCCGGGAGTTGTAGAAGAAATTAAATTAAATCGCCTGTAA